DNA sequence from the Bradyrhizobium sp. CIAT3101 genome:
GAAATGCAGATGCCGTTCTGGTTCCTGCCCAAGGAAGTCGGCCTGAAGGGCGCGGTCTATGCCGATGCCGGCTCGCTCTGGGGTTATCAGGGGCCGACGTCATGGGCGGCGACGGGTGAAGTCAACACCAAGGCCTGTCCGACCTGCGGACTGCAATATGACGACAGCAGTGTGGTGCGCTCGTCGGTCGGCGTCGGCCTGATCTGGGCCTCGCCGTTCGGCCCGCTGCGCTTCGACTACGCGGTGCCGCTGACGAAGGGCAAATACGACATCGTCCAGCAGTTCAGGTTCGGCGGCGGTACGTCGTTCTAGCCTGCCAGAATTCGCCGGCAGGCGTCGACGAAGACTTGCGCGCCGGTGACGATGTCGGCATCGGCGGTGTTTTCGGTCCAGTGATGGCTGATGCCGCCGATCGAGGGCACGAACAGCATGCCGGCGGGCATGATCGTCGCGAGCATCTGTGCATCGTGACCGGCGCCGCTCGGCATGCGCAGCGATCGTCCGCCGGCCAGGGCCTTGCTCGCGGCGTCTATCGCGTCCTGGAAGCCTGTATCCATCATGGCGGGCGCGCCCACGCGGATCCGCTCCACGGTCGCGGTACAAGGGCCTTTGGCGTTGGCCTCGTCCGCCATGGTTCGCAACAGCTCTTCCAGCCGCGCGATCACGGCCGGATTGTCGTCGCGGATCTGGAATAGCATCTCCGCGCCGCCCGGAATGATGCTCGGCGCGCCCGGATCGAGCGTGATGCGGCCGGTGGTCCAGACCGTGCGGGGGCCGCACGCTGCCGGGAAACGCTCGTCGATCGCCACGCAAAATCTAGCCAACGCGAGGCCGGCGTCCTTGCGCACGGCCATGCGCGTGGTGCCGGCGTGGTTCTGCTCGCCGGTGAAATTGATGCGGTACTGCCAGATGCCGACGATGGAGGTCACCACGCCGATCGCGAGCTTGCCGCTCTCGAGCGTGTCGCCCTGCTCGATATGCGCCTCGAGATAGCCGACATGCCGTCCCGGTTCGGCCGTGACGCGCGGTCGTCCAGTGAGCCCCATGTCGCCGAGCGCATCTCGCATGGTGCGTCCATCGGTGCGATCGCGCGCGGCGTCGATCTCGGCCTCGGTCACCTGCCCGACATAGGAGCGCGAGCCGAGGAAGCTGCCGAAATGGCCTTCCTCGTCAACCCATGCGGCCACCTCGATCGAGCCGTTCACGGAGGGATCGGTATTGAGCACGCGCGCGGCCTCGAGCGCATAGACGACGCCGAGCGGGCCATCGAGCCAGCCGGCGTAGTTCTGGCTTTCCAGATGTGAGCCAGCGAGCAGTTTTGGACCCGACTTCGTGCTGGTGCCGACGATGTTGCCGATGCCGTCGATCGCGCCGGTGAGGCCAGCCTCGGGCAGCTTCCGCACCAGCCAGTCCAGCGATTGCTTGTGCGGCGCCGAGAATGTTGGCTTGTGCACGCCGGTCTTGTAGGCGCCGAGGGCACGCAGCGCATTGAGATCGGCGAGGACGCGCTCGCCATTGGCGCGGGGGTGAGTGTCAGGCATGTTCGGCAACCTTCAGAGCCTCGGTGCGGATCTCCTCGACCAGCCGTTCCTTCAGCTGGACGAATTCCGGCGTGGTCTTGATCTTGTAGGAGCGTGGATGCGGCAGGTCCACATTGATCTCGGCCTTGATCCGGCCGGGACGCGCGCTCATGACGATGACGCGGCTGCCGAGGAAGATCGCCTCCTCGATGTCGTGGGTCACGAACAGCACCGTCTTCTGGTCGCGCTCCCAGATGCCCAGCAGCATTTCCTGCATCAGGGCGCGGGTCTGGTTGTCCAGTGCGCCGAAAGGTTCGTCGAGCAGCAGGATCTTTGGATCATTGGCGAGCGCGCGCGCAATCGCGGTGCGCTGCTGCATGCCGCCGGAGAGCTGTTTTGGCCAGTGGTTCTCGAAGCCGGACAGGCCGACCTGGCGGATGAAGGCGTCGGCGATCTTGGTGCGCTCCGATTCTGAAACCCCGCGCTCGCGCAGGCCGAAGGCGATGTTCTCGCGCACGGTGAGCCAGGGAAACAGCGTGTAGGACTGGAACACCATGCCGCGATCGACGCCGGGGCCGGTTACCTCGCGCCCGTCAAGCGTGACACGCCCGCCGGTCGGGCGATCGAGGCCGGCGACGATGCGAAGCAGCGTGGACTTGCCGCAGCCGGAGGGCCCAAGGATCGTGACAAAGTCGTTGTTGCCGATGGTGAGGTCGGTCGGCTCCAGCGCTCTCGTGGGGGCGTTGCCGTGGCGCGCGGGGAAAGTTCGCGAGACCCGTTCGATCTTGAGGGTCGTCATGCGAGCCTCCACGGAAACAGCCAGGCGTTGAATGCCTTGAACATGAAATCCGAGAGGAGGCCGATCAGCCCGATGACGATGATACCGAAGATGATCTGACCAGTATTGAGCAGCGCCTGGCTGTCGGTGATCATGTGCCCGATGCCGGAC
Encoded proteins:
- a CDS encoding Zn-dependent hydrolase; its protein translation is MPDTHPRANGERVLADLNALRALGAYKTGVHKPTFSAPHKQSLDWLVRKLPEAGLTGAIDGIGNIVGTSTKSGPKLLAGSHLESQNYAGWLDGPLGVVYALEAARVLNTDPSVNGSIEVAAWVDEEGHFGSFLGSRSYVGQVTEAEIDAARDRTDGRTMRDALGDMGLTGRPRVTAEPGRHVGYLEAHIEQGDTLESGKLAIGVVTSIVGIWQYRINFTGEQNHAGTTRMAVRKDAGLALARFCVAIDERFPAACGPRTVWTTGRITLDPGAPSIIPGGAEMLFQIRDDNPAVIARLEELLRTMADEANAKGPCTATVERIRVGAPAMMDTGFQDAIDAASKALAGGRSLRMPSGAGHDAQMLATIMPAGMLFVPSIGGISHHWTENTADADIVTGAQVFVDACRRILAG
- a CDS encoding ABC transporter ATP-binding protein, whose translation is MTTLKIERVSRTFPARHGNAPTRALEPTDLTIGNNDFVTILGPSGCGKSTLLRIVAGLDRPTGGRVTLDGREVTGPGVDRGMVFQSYTLFPWLTVRENIAFGLRERGVSESERTKIADAFIRQVGLSGFENHWPKQLSGGMQQRTAIARALANDPKILLLDEPFGALDNQTRALMQEMLLGIWERDQKTVLFVTHDIEEAIFLGSRVIVMSARPGRIKAEINVDLPHPRSYKIKTTPEFVQLKERLVEEIRTEALKVAEHA